Proteins from one uncultured Cohaesibacter sp. genomic window:
- a CDS encoding 3-keto-5-aminohexanoate cleavage protein, whose translation MTLTADQSPLPAIMIAPNGARKGKADHPALPVTIAETVATALACQEAGADGIHAHVRDAEGKHILDAGLYSELLDELTRQTPNLYAQITTEAVGQYGPAEQRAIVEAVEPTAVSISVKEMLSDGETADVKRFYHAQAEKGVAIQHILYDQQQVLFLLDLCRRDIIPIHNLQLLFVLGRYTDGQVSSPDDLRPFIKAKQSLEEELQLKTDWACCAFGSQETDCLLKAESLGGKVRIGFENNMTNKDGTLARDNAERVADLIKARPTAR comes from the coding sequence ATGACCTTGACTGCAGACCAATCTCCCCTGCCAGCGATCATGATCGCGCCCAACGGGGCACGCAAGGGCAAGGCGGATCATCCCGCCCTGCCTGTTACCATTGCCGAGACTGTCGCAACGGCTCTTGCCTGCCAAGAAGCAGGAGCCGACGGCATCCATGCCCATGTGCGTGATGCCGAGGGCAAGCATATTCTTGATGCCGGTCTTTACAGCGAATTGCTCGATGAACTGACAAGACAGACCCCGAACCTCTATGCCCAGATCACGACCGAAGCCGTCGGTCAATATGGCCCCGCCGAACAGAGAGCCATTGTCGAAGCGGTGGAGCCAACCGCGGTATCCATTTCGGTCAAGGAAATGCTGAGCGATGGCGAAACCGCGGACGTCAAACGCTTCTATCACGCGCAGGCAGAAAAGGGCGTCGCCATCCAGCACATCCTCTATGATCAGCAACAAGTCCTTTTCCTGCTCGACCTCTGCCGTCGTGATATCATTCCCATCCATAACCTCCAATTGCTCTTCGTTTTGGGGCGTTACACCGATGGGCAGGTTTCATCCCCCGATGATCTGCGGCCATTCATCAAGGCCAAACAAAGCCTTGAAGAGGAACTGCAATTGAAGACAGACTGGGCCTGCTGTGCCTTCGGATCACAAGAGACCGACTGTCTTCTCAAGGCGGAAAGCTTGGGAGGGAAGGTTCGGATCGGTTTTGAAAACAACATGACCAACAAGGATGGCACCCTCGCAAGGGACAATGCCGAGCGCGTGGCCGACCTCATCAAGGCCCGACCGACAGCACGTTAA
- a CDS encoding EAL domain-containing protein, translating into MKRAPLYRILTLLVVLVCCVLANREGWFDHIDHVLTEHRMATRAMPASGEIVLLEIDNKSLSAIGVWPWKRSIYADILDKAFKAGAQELAFDIDFSSSSTPGEDQAFAAALAQAEGPVTLAVFQQFATSSMEAEEQRFNRPIDSLATQAWLATVNVIADPDGYVRSFPLAQTIGGELFPSLTSTLSGYQEIVEQQQIINFNIDPDTIPTYSVIDLLEGTLPERALENRKVLIGAGAAELRDTMAVPVFGVLSGPQLQVIAAENLLQGTNVHQAPERWTYGLMLLLLVPMGLILLLRKFNSYGRLAGLFALATGVEYLGYTLYADHHLLLDTAMVQATILLTGVALTLTEVGFKSVLLNLSHKHGQSISDLLDTIVTDSLTGIVIVDSERRILSVSQQAQQTFARLGYDAHKGALMEQSIPSEFGCKIRECLEKVHWHHNGSNTHLLEIERRGGRRIYEYSITPSSIAPDGDAQQEENKVVTLLFHDITDVYLEQKRLAFIADHDPITNLFNMQGFCNQIEEASSSDATLDTTIILACQGRRIEKVNQMLGPDYVDSLLRQIGQSFIALQQFDCIGCCTNRKTFLLAKRNASPSDMHALAEKVQACLDAPFDVRGHSIMVGSQIGGAKFDGATMKNAADLTNAAITALDHAQETGEDCAVYSTSLAADVQRKRFLENEIPGAFEREEFELYYQPQVDLKTEEPVGCEALVRWNHKELGLIRPDHFIPILEETGKIVELGHWLLKTACSQAMTWPKPVPVAVNISAVQFQRSNILEEIEEALALSGLPRDRLHIEITESLFIADPEAVLEQLTAIRNRGVKIALDDFGTGYSSLSYIHRFPLDKIKIDRAFVKDLPYSADSMAVINAVTALAHGFDMKIVAEGMENQQQADVLRVAGCHQGQGFLFGKPMTSDQFASYLSPSATLSAEEKRRQIG; encoded by the coding sequence ATGAAGCGGGCACCTCTTTATCGCATATTGACGCTTCTGGTCGTTCTTGTTTGCTGCGTACTGGCAAACAGGGAAGGCTGGTTCGACCATATTGATCATGTACTCACGGAGCATCGCATGGCCACACGAGCCATGCCGGCTTCCGGCGAAATTGTCCTTCTTGAAATCGATAACAAGAGCCTCTCGGCCATTGGCGTTTGGCCATGGAAGCGCTCGATCTATGCCGATATCCTTGATAAGGCCTTCAAGGCCGGAGCACAGGAGCTGGCCTTCGATATCGACTTTTCATCCAGTTCAACTCCCGGAGAAGATCAAGCTTTTGCCGCAGCGCTCGCACAGGCGGAAGGGCCGGTAACCCTTGCCGTTTTCCAGCAATTTGCCACCTCAAGCATGGAGGCAGAAGAACAACGCTTCAACCGCCCCATCGACTCACTGGCCACTCAGGCCTGGCTGGCCACGGTCAATGTGATCGCCGATCCAGATGGTTATGTGCGGTCCTTTCCTTTGGCGCAAACCATTGGTGGCGAGCTGTTCCCCTCCCTTACCAGCACCCTGAGTGGATATCAGGAGATTGTGGAACAACAGCAGATCATCAATTTCAATATCGATCCGGACACGATCCCCACCTATTCGGTCATAGATCTGTTGGAAGGCACACTGCCGGAAAGGGCGCTTGAAAACCGTAAAGTTCTGATTGGCGCTGGCGCAGCAGAATTGCGCGACACAATGGCGGTGCCCGTCTTTGGCGTTCTCAGTGGGCCGCAACTGCAGGTCATTGCCGCAGAAAATCTGCTACAGGGCACCAATGTTCATCAGGCTCCGGAGCGCTGGACCTATGGCCTGATGCTGCTGTTACTAGTGCCCATGGGGTTGATCCTCCTTCTGAGGAAGTTCAACAGCTACGGCCGACTGGCAGGCTTATTCGCACTGGCCACTGGCGTGGAGTATCTGGGCTACACCCTTTATGCTGATCATCATCTGCTGCTGGATACAGCCATGGTTCAAGCGACCATTCTATTGACAGGCGTGGCCCTGACGCTGACCGAAGTAGGCTTCAAGTCCGTGCTGCTCAATCTGTCTCACAAGCATGGCCAGAGCATATCCGATCTGCTGGATACCATTGTCACCGACAGCCTGACAGGCATTGTAATTGTTGATTCCGAACGCCGCATCCTCAGTGTGAGTCAACAGGCGCAGCAAACATTTGCGCGTCTCGGATATGACGCCCACAAAGGTGCTCTTATGGAGCAATCCATACCATCGGAGTTTGGCTGCAAGATCAGGGAATGCCTTGAGAAGGTCCACTGGCACCATAACGGGTCGAATACGCACCTGCTTGAAATTGAACGCAGGGGCGGAAGACGCATTTACGAATATTCCATAACGCCGTCCTCCATAGCCCCCGACGGCGATGCCCAACAAGAAGAAAACAAGGTCGTAACCCTTCTGTTTCACGATATCACGGATGTCTATCTGGAACAGAAGCGCCTCGCCTTTATCGCAGATCATGACCCCATCACAAATCTGTTCAACATGCAGGGCTTTTGCAATCAGATCGAAGAGGCCTCTTCTTCCGACGCCACTCTAGACACCACAATCATTCTGGCCTGTCAGGGAAGACGCATCGAAAAGGTCAACCAGATGCTGGGTCCGGACTATGTCGACAGCCTCTTACGGCAGATCGGCCAGTCCTTCATCGCCCTGCAGCAATTCGATTGCATAGGCTGTTGCACCAACCGCAAAACCTTCCTACTTGCCAAGAGGAATGCAAGCCCATCCGATATGCATGCATTGGCAGAGAAGGTTCAGGCATGTTTGGATGCTCCGTTCGATGTGCGCGGGCACAGCATCATGGTTGGCTCGCAAATCGGAGGAGCCAAATTTGATGGCGCGACCATGAAAAACGCAGCCGATTTGACCAATGCAGCCATCACTGCCCTTGATCATGCTCAGGAAACAGGGGAGGACTGCGCGGTCTATTCTACCAGTCTCGCCGCCGACGTTCAGCGCAAACGGTTTCTGGAGAACGAAATACCGGGTGCTTTCGAGCGCGAGGAATTCGAGCTTTACTATCAGCCGCAGGTCGACCTGAAAACAGAAGAACCCGTGGGCTGCGAAGCGCTGGTTCGCTGGAACCACAAGGAACTGGGCCTCATTCGCCCCGACCATTTCATTCCCATTCTGGAAGAAACAGGCAAGATAGTGGAACTGGGACACTGGCTCCTCAAAACCGCTTGTTCTCAGGCGATGACTTGGCCAAAGCCGGTGCCGGTCGCAGTCAATATTTCAGCGGTGCAGTTCCAGCGCTCCAACATTCTCGAAGAGATTGAAGAGGCGCTAGCGCTTTCCGGGCTGCCGCGCGACCGCCTGCATATCGAGATCACGGAGTCCCTTTTCATTGCAGATCCCGAAGCCGTTCTTGAGCAGCTCACAGCCATCAGAAACAGAGGCGTCAAGATCGCGCTAGATGATTTCGGCACAGGCTACTCATCCCTGAGCTATATTCATCGGTTCCCTCTGGACAAGATCAAGATAGACCGCGCCTTCGTCAAGGACCTGCCCTACTCTGCGGATTCCATGGCCGTCATCAATGCGGTCACAGCGCTCGCCCATGGCTTTGACATGAAGATCGTTGCTGAAGGCATGGAAAACCAACAACAGGCCGATGTCTTGCGTGTTGCTGGCTGCCATCAGGGGCAAGGCTTCCTTTTTGGCAAACCAATGACAAGCGATCAATTTGCATCCTATCTTTCACCCAGCGCAACGCTCAGCGCGGAGGAGAAACGACGCCAAATCGGTTAA
- a CDS encoding metalloregulator ArsR/SmtB family transcription factor: protein MSTRIFSEDIDETSLEKMASVASQASSFLKAIGHDGRLMILCHLATGEKSVTELEDLLSARQAAVSQQLSRLRLEGLIESRREGKSIYYHLTDNRAKRVMDLVYDLFCGSTK, encoded by the coding sequence ATGTCCACACGCATTTTCAGTGAGGATATCGACGAGACTTCCTTGGAAAAAATGGCGAGCGTTGCATCGCAAGCCTCCAGTTTCCTCAAGGCAATCGGACATGACGGCCGACTGATGATTCTTTGCCATCTAGCAACAGGCGAAAAATCGGTTACTGAATTGGAAGATTTATTGTCAGCTCGTCAGGCTGCTGTTTCCCAGCAGCTCTCTCGACTGCGCCTTGAAGGCTTAATTGAATCACGAAGAGAAGGTAAATCGATTTACTATCACCTCACCGACAATCGGGCAAAACGGGTCATGGACCTCGTTTACGACTTATTTTGTGGCAGCACCAAATAG
- the iolG gene encoding inositol 2-dehydrogenase, whose amino-acid sequence MIRIGLLGAGRIGQIHARSVNALDNVEIVAIHDPADEAAAYVQAMTGAARASLLEIVDDPDIDAVIIASPAMQHAEQILEAANGGKHIFCEKPIDLNMDKVRECVAAVEKAGVKMMVGFNHRFDTNFNAVKRNIENGEVGEVELVQITSRDPSAPSMDYLKSSGGIFVDMMIHDFDMARYVLDDEIVEVYATGSVLTDPAIGKIGDLDTATATLKSAKGRVAVITNSRRSSYGYDQRVEVHGSKGMVRANNLRGTSVTLANSTGYRSDPLLDYFQERYAVSYKAELQTFCRVISGQDEKHPDHIDGLKAIELAEAAWESYRKGRMIKIGE is encoded by the coding sequence ATGATCCGTATCGGTCTTTTGGGAGCTGGCCGTATTGGCCAAATTCACGCCAGATCAGTCAATGCGCTCGACAATGTTGAAATTGTCGCGATTCATGATCCGGCCGATGAGGCCGCCGCATATGTTCAAGCCATGACCGGCGCAGCTCGTGCGTCGCTTTTGGAGATCGTGGACGACCCCGATATCGATGCTGTGATCATTGCCTCGCCTGCAATGCAGCACGCAGAGCAGATTCTGGAAGCGGCCAATGGGGGCAAGCATATTTTCTGCGAAAAGCCGATTGATCTCAACATGGACAAGGTACGTGAATGCGTGGCCGCTGTCGAGAAGGCCGGTGTGAAGATGATGGTTGGCTTCAACCACCGTTTCGATACCAACTTCAATGCGGTCAAGCGCAACATCGAAAATGGCGAAGTCGGGGAAGTCGAACTCGTTCAGATCACCTCGCGTGATCCGTCCGCTCCATCCATGGATTATCTGAAATCATCCGGCGGCATTTTCGTCGACATGATGATTCATGACTTCGACATGGCTCGTTATGTTCTTGATGATGAAATCGTTGAAGTCTATGCCACCGGGTCCGTGCTGACCGATCCGGCAATCGGCAAGATCGGCGATCTGGATACCGCGACCGCAACGCTGAAGTCCGCCAAGGGACGCGTTGCCGTGATTACCAACAGCCGCCGTTCCAGCTATGGTTATGATCAGCGTGTCGAAGTGCATGGCTCCAAAGGTATGGTTCGGGCGAACAACCTGCGTGGTACGTCGGTGACGCTGGCCAACTCCACAGGCTATCGCAGCGATCCGTTGCTGGACTATTTCCAGGAACGTTATGCCGTTTCCTATAAGGCTGAGTTGCAAACCTTCTGTCGTGTGATTTCCGGTCAGGACGAAAAGCACCCAGACCATATCGATGGTCTGAAAGCCATCGAACTGGCAGAGGCTGCTTGGGAATCCTACAGAAAAGGCCGCATGATCAAGATCGGCGAATAG
- a CDS encoding NADP-dependent isocitrate dehydrogenase has protein sequence MADQSNPDIIYTIVDEAPELASASFLPIIRSFADAAGIKVGTKDISLAGRIIATFPEKLTEEQRQSDDLAELGELVKTPGANVIKLPNISASVPQLVAAIEELQAQGYDLPDYPAEPKTDEEKAVRARYDGIKGSAVNPVLREGNSDRRAAKAVKNYAQKNPHSMGKWSSDSKTHVSSMPGDDFYANEASATLSADQAGAAKIEFVAKDGSVTLLKDGWTLTDGEVVDATFLSAKALDAFLAKEIENTKNDGIMFSLHMKATMMKVSDPIIFGHAVKAWMGPIFEKYGEAFASAGISPNSGMGDVLARIASLPNAAEIQAEIDALAADRPAIYMVDSDKGITNLHVPSDVIIDASMPALIRAGGKGWDAKGEKGDVNCVIPDNCYASIYDEAISFFKANGALDPSTAGTVQNVGLMAQKAEEYGSHPTTFEAPADGTIRIVLANGDVLHSHDVEAGDIWRSSTAKKAPIENWIQLALDRQRLTGFEAIFWLDANRAHDAELIKYVKPALEAAGVADKFQIMAPREATRASLETITAGKDSIAITGNVLRDYLTDLFPILELGTSAKMLSIVKLMNGGGLFETGAGGSAPKHVQQLIEQNHLRWDSMGEFCALGESLNFLADSKGNSKAAVLGAAAEAATQGILDNNRSPSRKVGEPDNRDSHYWFARYWADALAAQSDDAELAAHFAPIAKALAEKESDILKELAEAQGGAGDIGGYYHPSVEKKASVMRPSATLNAIFS, from the coding sequence ATGGCCGATCAGTCTAACCCAGATATCATCTATACTATTGTGGACGAAGCGCCGGAATTGGCGAGCGCATCCTTCTTGCCGATCATACGGTCCTTCGCTGATGCTGCTGGCATCAAGGTCGGTACAAAGGACATTTCCCTTGCCGGGCGCATCATTGCAACCTTCCCGGAAAAGCTGACCGAAGAGCAGCGCCAGAGCGATGATCTGGCTGAACTTGGTGAACTGGTCAAAACGCCCGGCGCCAATGTTATCAAGCTTCCGAACATCTCCGCTTCCGTGCCGCAGCTTGTTGCGGCCATCGAAGAGTTGCAGGCGCAGGGCTATGATCTGCCTGACTATCCTGCCGAGCCGAAGACTGATGAGGAAAAGGCCGTGCGTGCGCGCTATGACGGGATCAAGGGCTCTGCCGTGAACCCGGTTCTGCGTGAAGGAAACTCGGATCGCCGTGCAGCCAAGGCCGTCAAGAATTACGCGCAGAAGAACCCACATTCCATGGGCAAATGGTCCTCTGACAGCAAGACCCATGTGTCTTCCATGCCGGGTGATGACTTCTATGCCAACGAAGCATCAGCAACCCTTTCTGCTGATCAGGCCGGAGCTGCAAAAATCGAGTTTGTCGCCAAGGACGGCAGCGTCACGCTTCTCAAGGATGGCTGGACGCTCACCGATGGCGAAGTTGTCGATGCGACCTTCCTGTCTGCCAAGGCGCTTGATGCGTTTCTGGCCAAGGAAATCGAGAATACCAAGAATGACGGCATCATGTTCTCGCTGCATATGAAAGCGACCATGATGAAGGTCTCCGATCCGATTATCTTCGGCCATGCGGTCAAAGCATGGATGGGGCCAATTTTCGAGAAATATGGTGAAGCTTTCGCAAGCGCAGGCATTTCGCCCAATTCCGGTATGGGTGATGTACTCGCCCGCATCGCAAGTCTGCCCAATGCTGCTGAAATTCAGGCAGAGATCGACGCTTTGGCGGCGGATCGTCCGGCTATCTATATGGTCGATAGCGACAAGGGTATCACCAACCTGCATGTGCCATCTGACGTGATCATTGATGCTTCCATGCCAGCGCTCATTCGCGCCGGCGGTAAGGGCTGGGATGCCAAGGGCGAGAAGGGCGACGTCAATTGCGTCATCCCGGACAATTGCTATGCTTCCATCTATGATGAGGCCATCAGTTTCTTCAAGGCCAATGGTGCACTTGATCCGTCAACTGCGGGTACCGTGCAGAATGTGGGCCTGATGGCGCAGAAAGCCGAGGAATATGGTTCTCATCCGACGACCTTTGAAGCACCTGCCGATGGCACCATCCGTATCGTGCTGGCCAATGGCGATGTGCTGCATAGTCATGATGTGGAAGCTGGTGATATCTGGCGGTCTTCCACGGCCAAAAAGGCGCCTATCGAAAACTGGATCCAGCTTGCGCTTGATCGGCAGCGCCTGACCGGCTTTGAAGCCATCTTCTGGCTTGATGCCAATCGTGCCCATGATGCAGAGCTGATCAAATATGTAAAACCTGCTCTGGAGGCGGCTGGTGTGGCCGACAAGTTCCAGATCATGGCACCGCGTGAAGCTACCCGCGCCTCGCTTGAAACCATCACCGCTGGCAAGGACAGCATCGCAATCACCGGCAACGTGCTGCGCGACTATCTCACCGACCTGTTCCCGATCCTCGAGTTGGGTACGTCGGCCAAGATGCTCTCCATCGTCAAACTGATGAATGGTGGCGGTCTGTTTGAAACCGGTGCTGGCGGCTCAGCTCCAAAGCATGTGCAGCAGCTGATTGAGCAGAACCATCTGCGTTGGGATTCCATGGGTGAATTCTGTGCTCTTGGCGAGAGCCTCAATTTCCTTGCTGATAGCAAGGGTAACAGCAAGGCTGCTGTGCTCGGCGCTGCGGCTGAGGCTGCTACTCAGGGCATTCTCGACAATAACAGGTCGCCTTCGCGCAAGGTGGGTGAGCCGGATAACCGCGACAGCCACTATTGGTTTGCCCGCTATTGGGCTGATGCACTGGCTGCTCAGTCCGATGATGCGGAGCTGGCAGCGCATTTTGCTCCGATTGCCAAGGCGCTTGCCGAGAAGGAAAGTGACATTCTCAAGGAATTGGCCGAAGCGCAAGGTGGGGCTGGTGATATCGGTGGTTACTATCACCCATCCGTAGAGAAAAAAGCGTCTGTGATGCGTCCAAGTGCAACGCTGAACGCGATCTTCAGCTAA
- a CDS encoding methyl-accepting chemotaxis protein, with translation MLVASILTLVVVLAAGITFIGWQSSSITKETTFREAKAVTETQVAEVKNTLQYGLTSAGNIANALTSLKQEDMTDRQAWSGMLLHMLEKTPELSGTWGAVIGNKLDGEDAKAANSEYHDASGVWRPYFFRNPDGSIGFRTIADMDSKSREELSWFYGAYDSGKPYATEPYSWDMGGKTVTGVSLAVPIKDASNNIIGVAGTDIILTQLSDYLSSIKPLGSGTVQLISQEGKWIAHSDSALLGKNWNEGRSEADLSHQAELFNAIKSGKPLTFEGYSNTLDTDVIRFVDPVPVGNTGNSLALIVSIPVDSVYAASRQITMSVVITGLVLILAVSLALFIVGQSVIRKPLAATTETIKALINRQYDVTIGYLNRKDEIGQINHALEIFRESSLRAEQLTKEQEKEKEEQLRRAAKVNELAQAFDAQISGLLDTVSSSVERLDLTSQQLTQGADSTSMRSNAVAAASEEASANVEAVASAAEELFASVNEINRQVDQSNQIASEAVMQANRTNSKIEGLSNAATRIGEVVKLITDVAEQTNLLALNATIEAARAGEAGKGFAVVAAEVKGLAEQTSKATDEIAQQIQAVQNETDGAVTAIGEISATIEHMNQIAAAITEAVQQQGQATQEIARNIQEASAGTREVSSNIAGVSTSASETGEAARHVSESASELTNESSNLRRSVSGFFEDIRKVVGS, from the coding sequence ATGCTCGTAGCAAGCATATTAACCCTCGTCGTGGTCCTTGCTGCCGGCATCACATTTATCGGTTGGCAAAGCTCATCCATCACCAAGGAAACGACCTTCAGGGAAGCCAAGGCCGTAACCGAAACACAAGTTGCAGAGGTAAAGAATACTCTGCAATATGGCCTGACCTCGGCGGGCAACATAGCCAACGCTCTTACAAGCCTCAAGCAAGAAGACATGACCGACAGGCAAGCCTGGTCGGGTATGCTGCTGCATATGCTGGAAAAGACTCCTGAGCTATCCGGCACATGGGGCGCCGTCATTGGCAATAAGCTTGATGGTGAAGACGCCAAGGCCGCCAATTCCGAATATCACGATGCCTCGGGCGTCTGGCGCCCATATTTCTTCCGTAACCCGGACGGCTCTATCGGTTTCCGCACCATCGCGGATATGGATAGCAAATCCCGCGAAGAGCTGAGCTGGTTCTATGGCGCCTATGATAGTGGTAAACCTTATGCCACCGAGCCTTACAGTTGGGACATGGGCGGCAAGACCGTGACCGGTGTTTCTTTGGCGGTTCCAATCAAGGATGCCAGCAACAACATCATCGGTGTGGCCGGGACGGACATCATCCTGACCCAGCTTTCAGACTATCTGTCTTCAATCAAGCCCCTAGGCAGCGGCACCGTGCAGCTTATTTCGCAAGAAGGCAAATGGATCGCCCATTCGGACAGCGCTCTTCTTGGCAAAAACTGGAACGAGGGACGCAGCGAAGCGGATCTGTCTCATCAGGCTGAGCTGTTCAACGCCATCAAGTCTGGCAAGCCGCTGACCTTCGAGGGATACTCCAACACGCTGGATACTGACGTCATCCGGTTTGTCGATCCGGTTCCCGTTGGCAACACAGGTAATTCCCTTGCCCTCATCGTTTCCATCCCGGTTGATAGCGTCTATGCGGCAAGCCGTCAGATCACCATGTCTGTCGTCATCACGGGTCTGGTTCTGATCCTTGCTGTCTCCTTGGCCCTGTTCATTGTCGGTCAATCCGTGATCCGCAAGCCATTGGCTGCGACCACCGAAACCATCAAGGCCTTGATCAATCGCCAGTATGACGTCACCATCGGCTATCTCAACCGCAAGGACGAAATCGGCCAGATCAACCATGCTCTCGAAATCTTCCGCGAAAGCTCCCTGCGGGCCGAACAGCTCACCAAGGAGCAAGAGAAGGAAAAAGAGGAACAGTTGCGTCGGGCAGCCAAGGTCAACGAACTCGCCCAGGCTTTCGATGCCCAGATCTCTGGCCTGCTGGATACGGTTTCCAGCTCTGTTGAGCGTCTGGATCTGACCTCACAACAACTGACACAGGGCGCTGACAGCACCTCCATGCGGTCCAACGCTGTGGCAGCAGCCTCCGAAGAGGCCTCAGCTAACGTGGAAGCCGTTGCATCGGCTGCCGAGGAGCTATTTGCTTCGGTCAATGAAATCAACCGTCAGGTGGATCAATCCAACCAGATTGCGTCCGAAGCGGTGATGCAGGCCAATCGCACCAACAGCAAGATCGAAGGTCTTTCCAACGCGGCAACCCGCATCGGTGAGGTGGTCAAGCTCATCACGGATGTGGCCGAACAGACCAACCTGCTCGCTCTCAACGCGACCATTGAGGCCGCGCGCGCTGGCGAAGCTGGCAAGGGCTTTGCGGTCGTTGCTGCCGAGGTCAAGGGCCTTGCGGAACAGACCTCCAAGGCAACGGATGAAATCGCCCAGCAGATTCAGGCGGTTCAGAACGAAACCGATGGAGCAGTTACCGCTATCGGCGAGATCTCGGCCACCATCGAGCATATGAACCAGATTGCCGCTGCCATCACAGAAGCGGTGCAGCAGCAAGGCCAAGCTACGCAGGAAATCGCACGCAACATTCAGGAAGCCTCCGCAGGCACGCGGGAGGTCTCTTCCAACATTGCAGGCGTCTCCACCTCAGCCAGCGAAACGGGCGAAGCTGCCCGCCACGTTAGCGAATCCGCAAGCGAGCTGACCAACGAATCCAGCAACCTGCGCAGAAGCGTCAGCGGCTTCTTTGAGGACATCCGCAAGGTTGTCGGCTCCTGA
- a CDS encoding NAD-dependent succinate-semialdehyde dehydrogenase, protein MNLKDKSLLETRAYINGEWKQLDATFDVTNPATGDVIAKVSGCSIDDVKAAIDAAYEAQKEWAKRTGKERGTILRKWFDLMVENAEDLGQILCAEMGKPLPEAIGEIHYGASFIEWFSEEAKRIYGDIIPGHQRDKRIMVLKQPVGVVGSITPWNFPNAMIARKVAPALAVGCAFVARPAELTPLSAMAMAVLAERAGVPKGVFNVVPNSHSAETGQELCANPKIAKITFTGSTRVGKILMRQCADSIKKMSMELGGNAPFIVFDDADLDAAVEGAMIAKYRNNGQTCVCANRLYVQEGVYDAFAEKLTAAVAKLKPGNGMDEGVTVGPLINMDAVEKVETHLKDASEKGAKVLTGGSRLEGTFFEPTVIADVPADALVSNEETFGPVAPLIRFKTEEEVIALANDTEFGLAGYFFANDLSRVWRVAEAMETGMVGVNTGLVSTEVAPFGGIKQSGLGREGSKYGIEDYLEVKYVCLGGI, encoded by the coding sequence ATGAACCTTAAAGACAAAAGCCTTCTAGAAACCCGCGCCTATATTAATGGCGAATGGAAACAGCTCGACGCTACCTTCGATGTAACCAACCCCGCGACGGGCGACGTGATCGCCAAGGTTTCCGGTTGCAGCATCGACGATGTCAAAGCCGCCATCGATGCTGCCTATGAAGCCCAGAAGGAATGGGCCAAGCGCACAGGCAAAGAACGCGGCACCATCCTGCGCAAATGGTTCGACCTGATGGTGGAGAACGCCGAAGATCTTGGCCAAATTCTGTGCGCAGAAATGGGTAAACCCCTGCCTGAAGCCATTGGTGAGATCCATTATGGCGCTTCCTTTATTGAATGGTTCTCGGAGGAAGCCAAAAGGATTTATGGCGACATCATTCCCGGCCATCAGCGCGACAAACGCATCATGGTGCTCAAGCAGCCTGTTGGTGTCGTTGGCTCCATCACTCCCTGGAACTTCCCCAATGCCATGATCGCCCGCAAGGTCGCTCCGGCGCTCGCCGTGGGCTGCGCCTTTGTGGCCCGCCCAGCCGAACTCACGCCACTGTCCGCCATGGCCATGGCCGTTCTGGCAGAACGTGCGGGCGTTCCCAAGGGAGTCTTCAACGTGGTGCCAAACAGCCATTCCGCCGAGACAGGGCAGGAGCTCTGCGCGAACCCGAAAATTGCCAAGATCACTTTCACCGGCTCCACCCGCGTAGGCAAGATCCTCATGCGCCAGTGTGCAGACAGCATCAAGAAAATGAGCATGGAGCTGGGTGGCAACGCCCCCTTCATTGTTTTCGATGATGCCGATCTGGACGCCGCCGTGGAAGGCGCCATGATCGCCAAATATCGCAACAATGGCCAGACCTGTGTCTGCGCCAACCGCCTTTATGTGCAGGAAGGCGTCTATGATGCCTTTGCCGAGAAGCTCACCGCAGCCGTGGCAAAGCTCAAGCCCGGCAACGGCATGGATGAAGGCGTCACCGTCGGTCCACTTATCAATATGGATGCCGTTGAAAAGGTCGAGACCCATTTGAAGGATGCCTCGGAAAAAGGCGCCAAGGTGCTTACCGGTGGTTCACGCCTTGAAGGAACCTTCTTTGAACCGACGGTCATTGCCGACGTCCCAGCTGACGCGCTCGTCTCCAACGAGGAAACCTTCGGTCCGGTCGCCCCGCTCATCCGCTTTAAAACCGAAGAGGAAGTCATTGCGCTGGCCAATGACACCGAATTCGGCCTTGCAGGCTATTTCTTCGCCAATGACCTCTCCCGCGTCTGGCGCGTTGCCGAAGCGATGGAAACCGGCATGGTTGGCGTCAATACCGGCCTTGTCTCCACCGAGGTGGCTCCGTTCGGCGGCATCAAGCAGTCCGGTCTTGGCCGTGAAGGCTCCAAATATGGCATAGAGGATTATCTCGAAGTCAAATATGTGTGCCTTGGCGGCATCTGA